Proteins found in one Paraburkholderia caballeronis genomic segment:
- a CDS encoding ABC transporter ATP-binding protein yields the protein MSTTNLLEVRDLRVSFGAHHAVRGIDFDIAAGETLALVGESGSGKSASALSLMQLVPAPGIVTGSIRFDGRELLGLAPRDVRAMRGRDISMIFQEPMTSLNPVLSVGAQIVETLRQHEPVSKAVAWRRAVELLDLVRVPEPQRRVHSYPHELSGGQRQRVMIAMAVACRPRLLIADEPTTALDATIQARILELLDTLRRELSMALLLITHDLGLVAGHADRVAVMLDGEKVEEASVERLFDAPGHPYTRALLGASLGLDDALHYRSAKLPEIRHETAADGKRTFTVVPRSVRVPADADHGDRRNANAPLLDVRDLCVEYPQRGGHAPLRAVDRVSLSIGRGETVGLVGESGCGKSTLSRAIVRLVPAAQGQIVLDGVDLAPLGERALRPLRRRVQMVFQDPYASLNPRRTVGDILDTVLVVNGLADAAARAKRIATILDRVGLAQTASRRFPHEFSGGQRQRIGIARALIVEPDLVICDEPVSALDVSIQAQILNLLVELKQDLGLSYLFISHDLSVVRYIADRVHVMQQGKIVESGTYPGLWRAPSHPYTRALLDAVPGRAQPVGQAA from the coding sequence GTGAGCACGACGAATCTGCTCGAAGTCCGCGACCTGCGCGTGTCGTTCGGCGCGCATCATGCGGTGCGCGGCATCGACTTCGACATCGCCGCCGGCGAGACGCTCGCGCTGGTCGGCGAATCGGGGTCCGGCAAGTCCGCGAGCGCGCTGTCGCTGATGCAACTGGTGCCCGCGCCGGGCATCGTGACCGGCAGCATCCGCTTCGACGGCCGCGAACTGCTCGGCCTCGCGCCGCGCGACGTGCGCGCGATGCGCGGCCGCGACATCTCGATGATTTTCCAGGAGCCGATGACGTCGCTGAACCCGGTGCTGTCGGTCGGCGCGCAGATCGTCGAGACGCTGCGGCAGCACGAGCCGGTATCGAAGGCGGTTGCGTGGCGGCGCGCGGTCGAACTGCTCGACCTCGTGCGCGTGCCGGAGCCGCAGCGGCGCGTGCATAGCTATCCGCACGAACTGTCGGGCGGCCAGCGCCAGCGCGTGATGATCGCGATGGCGGTCGCGTGCCGGCCGCGCCTGTTGATCGCGGACGAGCCGACCACCGCGCTCGACGCGACGATCCAGGCGCGCATTCTCGAACTGCTCGATACGCTGCGGCGCGAGTTGTCGATGGCGCTGCTGCTGATCACGCACGACCTCGGCCTCGTGGCCGGCCACGCGGATCGCGTCGCGGTGATGCTCGACGGCGAGAAGGTCGAGGAGGCGAGCGTCGAGCGGCTGTTCGATGCGCCGGGACATCCGTACACGCGCGCATTGCTCGGTGCGTCGCTCGGGCTGGACGACGCACTGCATTACCGCAGCGCGAAGCTGCCGGAGATTCGCCACGAAACGGCGGCCGACGGCAAACGCACGTTCACGGTCGTGCCGCGCAGCGTGCGCGTGCCGGCCGACGCCGATCACGGCGACCGGCGGAACGCCAACGCGCCGCTGCTCGACGTGCGCGACCTGTGCGTCGAGTATCCGCAACGCGGCGGTCACGCGCCATTGCGCGCGGTCGATCGCGTGTCGCTTTCGATCGGGCGCGGCGAGACGGTCGGCCTTGTCGGCGAATCGGGCTGCGGCAAGTCCACGCTGTCGCGCGCGATCGTGCGGCTCGTGCCGGCCGCGCAAGGGCAGATCGTGCTGGACGGCGTCGATCTCGCGCCGCTGGGCGAACGCGCGCTGCGGCCGCTGCGCCGGCGCGTGCAGATGGTGTTCCAGGACCCGTATGCGTCGCTGAATCCGCGCCGCACGGTCGGCGACATTCTGGACACCGTGCTTGTCGTGAACGGTCTCGCCGACGCGGCGGCGCGCGCGAAGCGCATCGCAACGATCCTCGACCGCGTCGGCCTCGCGCAGACCGCGTCGCGCCGTTTCCCGCACGAGTTTTCCGGCGGTCAGCGGCAGCGGATCGGCATTGCGCGCGCGCTGATCGTCGAGCCGGACCTCGTGATCTGCGATGAGCCGGTGTCCGCGCTCGACGTGTCGATCCAGGCGCAGATCCTGAATCTGCTGGTCGAACTGAAGCAGGACCTCGGGCTGTCGTATCTGTTCATCTCGCACGATCTGTCGGTGGTCCGCTACATCGCGGATCGCGTGCACGTGATGCAGCAAGGGAAGATCGTCGAGAGCGGCACGTATCCGGGTTTGTGGCGCGCGCCCTCGCATCCGTACACGCGGGCGCTGCTCGACGCCGTGCCGGGCAGGGCGCAGCCGGTCGGCCAGGCTGCGTAG